One window from the genome of Acidobacteriota bacterium encodes:
- the yajC gene encoding preprotein translocase subunit YajC: protein MYFANFLFQAASGGVALIQFLPYIAILLVFYFLLFLPNQKRQKKLAELLANLKNGDRVVTVGGVHGTIVGLRDEYVVLRVPPDAVKLEVQRGAITALENPEQETP from the coding sequence TTGTATTTCGCAAACTTTTTATTTCAGGCCGCGTCGGGGGGCGTCGCGCTCATTCAGTTTCTCCCCTACATTGCCATCCTGCTGGTGTTCTACTTTCTACTGTTTCTGCCCAATCAGAAACGCCAGAAAAAATTGGCCGAGTTGCTGGCGAATTTAAAGAATGGTGATCGAGTGGTCACGGTGGGCGGAGTTCATGGTACGATTGTTGGTTTGCGGGATGAATATGTTGTGCTGCGAGTGCCGCCGGACGCGGTGAAGCTGGAAGTGCAGCGTGGCGCGATTACGGCGCTGGAGAATCCCGAGCAGGAAACTCCATAA
- a CDS encoding tRNA guanosine(34) transglycosylase Tgt, whose translation MSELSPLASSPIETSSGLTLPGQIKFSVTHQDTRTRARRGLLQTPHGVVETPVFMPVGTLATVKGLTQADLEGLGAQIILGNTYHLFLRPGEEVIRELGGLHRFMSWPRAILTDSGGFQVYSLSHLRKVREQGVEFRSHLNGSKHELTPERAVEIQWKLGSDVAMVLDECTEFPATEVVARKSMELTLRWAARSQQALQALRLLSPPDAVQIGALFGIVQGGTHPELRRDCARALVQMEHEGKGLDGFAIGGLSVGESRPITYDLAAEAAQFLPHNKPRYVMGVGLPEELPQYVALGIDMMDCVLPTRNGRNGYLFTSQGRVHIRQARFTRDPRPLDESCACLVCRRYSRAYLRHLFISGEMLGRALNSYHNLFFYLDTMRRIRETIASGEFDRFLSDFTPRVQGEAP comes from the coding sequence ATGAGCGAATTGTCGCCGTTGGCCTCCTCCCCGATCGAAACCTCTTCCGGCTTGACGCTGCCGGGCCAAATAAAATTCTCCGTTACGCATCAAGATACCAGGACACGCGCACGCCGCGGCCTGCTCCAGACGCCGCACGGCGTGGTGGAGACGCCCGTCTTCATGCCGGTGGGCACGCTGGCTACGGTGAAGGGACTCACGCAAGCTGATCTCGAAGGCTTGGGCGCGCAGATTATTCTTGGCAATACCTATCATCTGTTTCTGCGACCCGGCGAAGAAGTCATCCGCGAACTCGGCGGACTGCATCGCTTCATGAGCTGGCCTCGCGCCATCCTCACCGACAGCGGCGGCTTCCAGGTCTACAGCTTGAGCCACCTGCGCAAGGTGCGCGAGCAGGGTGTGGAGTTTCGTTCGCATCTGAATGGCTCGAAACATGAGCTGACACCGGAGCGCGCGGTGGAGATTCAGTGGAAGCTGGGCTCCGACGTGGCCATGGTGCTGGATGAGTGCACGGAATTTCCCGCTACTGAAGTGGTGGCGCGCAAGTCCATGGAGTTGACGCTGCGCTGGGCGGCGCGCAGTCAGCAGGCGTTGCAGGCGCTGCGACTTCTATCACCGCCCGACGCCGTGCAGATCGGCGCGCTATTCGGCATCGTGCAGGGCGGCACCCATCCCGAGCTGCGGCGCGACTGCGCGCGGGCGCTGGTGCAGATGGAACACGAGGGGAAAGGCTTGGACGGCTTCGCTATCGGTGGACTCTCGGTGGGAGAGTCGCGCCCCATCACCTACGACCTTGCCGCCGAGGCCGCGCAGTTTCTTCCGCACAACAAGCCGCGCTACGTGATGGGCGTAGGGTTGCCGGAAGAGCTGCCACAATATGTCGCGCTGGGCATCGACATGATGGACTGCGTGTTGCCCACACGGAATGGTCGCAATGGGTATCTGTTTACTTCGCAAGGGAGAGTGCACATACGGCAGGCACGCTTCACGCGCGACCCGCGTCCGCTCGATGAATCCTGCGCGTGCCTAGTCTGCCGCCGCTACTCGCGCGCCTATCTGCGGCACCTGTTTATCTCGGGAGAAATGCTGGGTCGCGCGCTGAACAGTTACCATAATCTCTTTTTTTACCTTGACACCATGCGCCGGATTCGGGAAACTATTGCGTCTGGAGAGTTTGACCGATTCCTGTCCGATTTCACCCCTCGCGTTCAAGGGGAAGCTCCATAA
- a CDS encoding glycosyltransferase family 1 protein — MRIAIDIRRIEDFGVGTYIRNLVQKLAARGSQNDYFLLGDQKSAENLLPLPGNFRVLHWNGSGRLWRAMQLHQLIRSSWIDLLHIPYLQPVLLSPCPYLMTVHDLADFLYTSQTGWRQRLRVQMTRRTMMNARRILAVSSATQRDIENLFAVPGEKISVIANALDERFLLAGRLSGNLSGTISDDMGNGTGGQARREEIRLVQERYGVQDPFLLYVGSARPQKNLPRLIEAFAVVKGELLAHPTYQNLKLLIIGDELSEHPELRHTVLRTRMQTNVRFLGFLPQEILRIFYQSAEVFVFPSLHEGFGLPPLEAMSMGTPVVTSNVSSLPEVVGDAAVTVHPENVFDIARGIQRALTDEALRAQLRARGHQQIQRFSWDRSVDQVLEIYAGAAA, encoded by the coding sequence ATGAGAATTGCTATCGATATTCGGCGCATCGAAGATTTCGGCGTAGGCACCTACATCCGCAATCTGGTGCAGAAGCTCGCGGCGCGGGGGTCGCAGAACGACTACTTTCTGCTGGGCGATCAGAAGTCGGCGGAGAATCTGCTCCCGCTGCCAGGTAATTTTCGCGTGCTGCACTGGAACGGTAGCGGGCGGCTGTGGCGAGCGATGCAACTGCACCAGCTTATCCGCTCATCCTGGATCGACCTGCTGCACATCCCTTACCTGCAACCGGTGTTGTTGTCGCCCTGCCCTTACTTGATGACCGTTCATGATCTCGCCGATTTTCTATACACCAGCCAGACCGGTTGGCGACAGCGGTTGCGCGTGCAAATGACCCGCCGCACGATGATGAATGCGCGAAGAATCCTGGCGGTTTCCAGCGCCACGCAACGCGATATCGAAAATCTTTTTGCGGTCCCTGGGGAGAAAATTTCGGTGATCGCCAATGCGCTGGACGAGCGATTCCTGCTGGCCGGGCGCCTGTCTGGAAATTTGTCCGGAACAATCTCGGACGACATGGGCAACGGCACGGGCGGGCAGGCTCGGCGGGAGGAGATTCGGCTAGTGCAGGAACGCTACGGCGTGCAAGATCCGTTTCTCCTTTATGTGGGCAGCGCGCGGCCACAGAAGAATCTTCCTCGGCTGATCGAAGCCTTCGCGGTGGTGAAGGGCGAGTTGCTGGCGCACCCTACTTATCAGAATCTCAAGCTGCTGATCATCGGCGATGAGTTGAGCGAGCATCCCGAGCTGCGCCACACGGTCCTGCGCACGCGCATGCAAACAAACGTGCGCTTCCTGGGCTTCCTGCCGCAGGAAATCCTGCGCATCTTCTATCAATCGGCCGAGGTGTTCGTGTTCCCCTCGTTGCATGAAGGGTTTGGCCTGCCGCCGCTGGAGGCCATGTCGATGGGGACGCCGGTGGTTACCTCCAACGTGTCGTCGCTGCCGGAGGTGGTGGGCGATGCCGCGGTAACGGTGCATCCGGAGAACGTGTTCGATATTGCCCGTGGCATTCAGCGCGCGCTGACGGACGAAGCTCTGCGCGCTCAATTGCGCGCACGCGGACACCAGCAGATACAGCGCTTCAGTTGGGATCGCTCCGTCGATCAGGTGCTGGAGATCTATGCCGGGGCGGCGGCATGA
- a CDS encoding serine hydroxymethyltransferase, with the protein MSQKLAEHDPAVAEAIRSEQMRQHEHLELIASENFVSEAVLEATGSVFTNKYAEGYPGKRYYGGCEYADAVETLAIERAKQLFGAEHANVQPHAGSQANMAAYSALINPGDTILGMNLAHGGHLTHGSPVNFSGKVYNVVPYGVSKETETIDYDALEALAVEKKPKLIVAGGSAYAREMDFPRMRAICDKVGALLMVDMAHFAGLVAAGVHPSPVPHADVVTSTTHKTLRGPRSGMILCKAQYAQAVDKVVFPGMQGGPLVHVMAAKAVCFLEALTPEFKEYGRQVVANARALADVLMKEGFHVVSNGTDTHLMVVDVFSQGGLRGKEAETALHCANITISRSTIPFDTNTPFNPSGIRVGSQALTTRGMKEAEMKKVGAYIAEALRNTKDDAALAAVQKNVLALANQFPLYGWRRG; encoded by the coding sequence ATGTCGCAGAAACTGGCAGAGCATGATCCGGCGGTGGCCGAAGCGATTCGCAGCGAGCAAATGCGTCAACATGAGCATCTCGAATTAATCGCCAGCGAAAATTTTGTTTCGGAGGCCGTGCTGGAAGCCACCGGTTCGGTGTTCACCAATAAGTATGCCGAGGGCTATCCCGGCAAGCGCTACTACGGCGGATGTGAGTACGCCGACGCGGTGGAGACGCTGGCCATTGAGCGCGCCAAGCAACTCTTCGGCGCCGAGCACGCCAACGTGCAGCCGCACGCGGGCAGTCAGGCCAACATGGCCGCATACTCTGCGTTGATCAATCCTGGCGACACCATCCTCGGCATGAACCTGGCGCATGGCGGGCATCTGACGCACGGCAGCCCAGTGAATTTTTCGGGGAAGGTTTACAACGTCGTTCCCTACGGAGTAAGCAAGGAGACGGAGACGATCGACTACGACGCGCTGGAAGCGCTGGCGGTTGAGAAGAAGCCCAAGTTGATTGTCGCCGGCGGCAGCGCGTACGCGCGGGAGATGGATTTTCCGCGCATGAGGGCCATCTGCGACAAAGTGGGCGCGCTCTTGATGGTGGACATGGCGCACTTCGCGGGGCTGGTCGCCGCGGGGGTCCATCCGAGTCCGGTGCCGCACGCCGACGTGGTTACTTCCACCACGCACAAGACGCTGCGTGGGCCGCGCTCCGGGATGATCCTGTGCAAAGCGCAGTATGCGCAGGCCGTTGACAAGGTGGTCTTCCCCGGAATGCAGGGCGGGCCGCTGGTGCATGTGATGGCGGCCAAGGCGGTGTGCTTCCTGGAAGCGTTGACGCCGGAGTTCAAGGAGTACGGTCGTCAGGTGGTGGCCAACGCGCGCGCACTGGCTGACGTATTGATGAAGGAAGGTTTCCACGTGGTCTCGAACGGCACCGACACGCACCTGATGGTAGTCGATGTGTTTTCGCAAGGCGGGCTGCGCGGCAAGGAAGCCGAGACGGCGCTGCATTGCGCCAACATCACCATTAGCCGCAGCACCATTCCGTTTGACACCAACACGCCGTTCAACCCGAGCGGCATCCGCGTGGGCAGCCAGGCGCTTACCACTCGCGGCATGAAGGAAGCGGAGATGAAGAAAGTCGGCGCGTACATCGCCGAGGCGCTGCGCAACACCAAGGACGACGCCGCGCTGGCCGCGGTGCAGAAGAATGTGCTGGCGCTGGCCAATCAATTTCCGCTCTACGGCTGGCGACGCGGCTAG